A region of Anopheles merus strain MAF chromosome 2R, AmerM5.1, whole genome shotgun sequence DNA encodes the following proteins:
- the LOC121603473 gene encoding ras-specific guanine nucleotide-releasing factor 2-like isoform X2 yields MLSPKMQRSVRVNENQLIMLSDRAQYDHSMHGYLHKRTSDNNKWQMRWFVLYQNLLFYYESEQSSRPSGLIFLEGCYCERLVSAPSISGPPISTSTGQAPKIIKEEKLQHCFTICYRRENQRQYELRAATESECSAWIIAIREASFNKLLLQKEELEQKHVHLLQVVESEKTAKWQYTQQCEELASEIRKLRAEICVLRKETRSSYSATPVGRGSFSVPGDSQDDHGSLPGLCASVQDSIELRKIKKVQSFFRGWLCRRRWKQIVEEYIRSPHAESMRKRNHLVFSMVEAEEEYLEQLEVLVACFLRPFKMAASSKRPPCSHEDVNSIFLNSETVLFLHQIFLKGLTSRLESWPTLVLGDLFDMLLPMLSIYQEYVRNHHYSLQVLTECKSNTNFATVLKRLEAKPACQGRSLETFLTYPMHQIPRYIITLHELLAHTPHDHVERKSLQNARQQLEDLSRQMHDEVSETENLRKNLAVERMIVEGCDILLDVNQVFVRQGSLVQVPPGRGRIRSRLASFKSERDAVRQCFLFSNHMIIATRTSGGRLHLLPDVGKIPLADATLVEDPSEVQHDDEDASVCSASTRGSTLSVTESVNAGNRDFKIFVESKSGARHGIHLVAPTIQDKEAWISDISQCLDNIHMHSLLSPGIGGSSGGHQALRADPRLFKDDVDIRFSRTLNSCKLPQVRYATPERLLQRLTDLRFLSIDFLNTFLLTYRVFTDGETVLNALKSVFYDPPVEPSCDCEHQTDFLELPYQDGRASPRRTSGASSVSGYCSEGADRDRSMSGDSTGLRFRGSRRGYQNHQNSEQETLSWIPEQVGPVIIHSTHHLNEKVVEEKPIEPTPTGGTVHLQSKSQHQLHQQPQDDSYLVIPKTMPGSSSSDTLTETAMSGPSSPSNLSSVTLVGSTGSGGQDKSDDTPTEGTFKYGKAPTSPLPERVNPRAHKMATLATAAPPTPTICTTDTSQTEEEEPGQASRTPDKQQQSALDHQQHSPQHQQQQIKTPPTPPTVTTTPCYSPANGQPPNGAPSPLHQPLQQQQSLPLKSEQATIVQGRLEIGGPKIVTQPYLTTTTTTTVTITTTTTATSTKSISPPHLLPMDRRPSVGHNIAIPHAALCQHRHSLQLNGDGSLFSKSEKTSSSPRLTTRKFSAPKTPERQRKSLFGTPQRDRDSSSTRRFSESDDDMATSIFTTPRGSLGGVSLNTISSRASMQHDPVPHCSSKVGVVITSYRQSQRSMGPDPLWSSTSTAAAAFAIATSASSNPRDEPPEVEARNRKESVVSSPATMRVLNVLRHWVSKHFQDFEQDAALRSQTIAFLDDITCSPNLLPTEHRAASQLLRLLCRDDIDSGKLMLEILLTPPQTPSKESIETLSALEIAEQMTYLDHQIFLAIRSEEFLGQAWMKSDKKSRAEHIILMTKRFNDGSRLVCSEIVSRSNMAARVAAIEKWTAVADICRCLHNFNGVLQICAAFTNAAVYRLKKTWDKVPRTIKSTITKLQAVVCSDGRFRVMREALHRCDPPCIPYLGMYLTDLSFIEEGTPDFTPDGLLNFSKMRMIAHVIREIRHFQQTPYKIDHIPKVTSYLLDTSLLLDDDELYHKSLQIEPRSSRLSAPNTANV; encoded by the exons ATGCTCAGCCCCAAAATGCAGCGTTCCGTGCGGGTAAACGAGAACCAGCTGATTATGCTGTCCGATCGGGCGCAGTATGATCATTCGATG CACGGCTACCTACACAAGCGCACATCCGATAATAACAAATGGCAGATGCGATGGTTTGTGCTCTATCAG AATTTACTCTTCTACTACGAATCCGAGCAATCGTCGCGGCCCTCCGGACTCATCTTCCTGGAGGGCTGCTACTGTGAGCGGCTTGTTTCAGCCCCCTCGATATCAGGACCCCCCATATCAACCAGTACCGGTCAGGCTCCGAAAATTATTAAGGAAGAAAAATTACAG CATTGCTTCACTATTTGCTACCGACGAGAAAATCAGAGACAGTACGAACTGCGCGCAGCCACAGAGTCAGAGTGCTCAGCCTGGATTATTGCAATAAGAGAGGCAAG CTTCAACAAACTGCTACTCCAGAAGGAGGAACTCGAGCAGAAGCATGTCCATCTGTTGCAAGTGGTCGAAAGCGAGAAAACGGCCAAATGGCAGTACACTCAGCAGTGCGAGGAGCTGGCTTCGGAAATACGGAAGCTACGTGCCGAG ATTTGTGTGCTCAGGAAGGAGACCCGCTCGAGCTACTCGGCCACGCCGGTCGGGCGGGGCAGCTTCAGTGTGCCGGGCGACTCGCAGGACGACCACGGTTCGCTGCCGGGGCTGTGCGCCTCGGTGCAGGATTCGATCGAGCTGCGCAAAATCAAGAAGGTGCAGAGCTTCTTCCGCGGCTGGCTGTGCCGCCGGCGCTGGAAGCAGATCGTGGAGGAGTACATCCGGTCGCCGCACGCGGAAAGCATGCGCAAGCGGAACCATCTCGTGTTCAGCATGGTCGAGGCGGAGGAGGAGTACCTCGAGCAGCTGGAGGTGCTGGTCGCGTGCTTCCTGCGCCCGTTCAAGATGGCGGCCAGCTCGAAGCGGCCGCCCTGCTCGCACGAGGACGTCAACTCGATCTTTCTCAACTCGGAGACGGTTCTGTTCCTGCACCAGATATTCCTGAAGGGATTGACCTCACGGCTGGAGTCGTGGCCGACGCTAGTGCTTG GCGATCTGTTCGACATGCTGCTGCCCATGCTGAGCATCTACCAGGAGTATGTGCGCAACCACCATTACAGTCTACAGGTGCTGACCGAGTGCAAGAGCAACACCAACTTTGCCACGGTGCTGAAGCGTCTGGAGGCGAAACCGGCCTGCCAGGGGCGCAGTCTCGAAACGTTCCTCACCTACCCGATGCATCAGATCCCGCGGTACATCATCACGCTGCACGAGCTGCTCGCTCACACGCCCCACGATCATGTCGAGCGGAAGAGTCTGCAAAATGCGCGCCAGCAGCTCGAGGATCTGTCGCGTCAAATGCACGACGAGGTGTCGGAAACGGAGAATCTGCGCAAGAATCTCGCCGTCGAGCGAATGATTGTCGAGGGCTGCGATATTCTGCTCGACGTCAATCAGGTGTTTGTAAGGCAAG GAAGCTTGGTGCAAGTGCCGCCCGGTCGTGGACGAATACGCAGCCGCCTGGCCTCCTTTAAAAGCGAGCGTGATGCAGTGCGGCAATGTTTCCTCTTCTCGAACCACATGATTATAGCAACAAG AACCTCGGGAGGCCGCCTGCATCTTCTGCCGGACGTTGGGAAGATTCCCTTAGCCGATGCAACGCTGGTCGAGGATCCGAGCGAGGTGCAGCACGACGATGAGGATGCTTCGGTTTGTTCCGCATCCACCCGGGGCAGTACGCTGAGCGTAACAGAGTCGGTCAATGCGGGCAACCGAGATTTTAAGATATTTGTCGAGTCAAAATCGGGCGCCCGTCATGGAATTCATCTGGTAGCGCCGACCATTCAGGACAAGGAAGCCTGGATAAGTGACATATCGCAGTGTTTGGATAATATCCACATGCACTCGTTGCTTTCGCCGGGAATTGGGGGATCTTCGGGAG GCCATCAAGCATTACGGGCCGATCCGCGGCTCTTCAAGGATGACGTAGACATCCGCTTCTCGCGTACGTTGAACTCGTGCAAACTGCCACAGGTGCGCTATGCCACACCGGAGCGTTTGCTGCAGCGTCTTACAGATCTGCGGTTCCTGTCGATAGACTTTCTGAACACATTTCTGCTTACGTATCGAGTGTTTACGGACGGTGAAACGGTGCTGAATGCGCTGAAGAGCGTTTTCTACGATCCGCCCGTAGAGCCATCGTGCGATTGCGAACATCAGACCGACTTTCTTGAGCTACCGTACCAAGATGGGCGCGCTTCTCCTCGCCGCACGTCCGGAGCGAGCTCCGTTTCCG GCTACTGTTCGGAAGGCGCTGACCGGGATCGTTCGATGAGCGGCGACTCAACAGGTCTACGCTTTCGGGGATCTCGCCGGGGCTATCAAAATCACCAGAACTCGGAGCAGGAAACCCTCTCCTGGATACCGGAGCAGGTGGGCCCCGTAATCATCCACAGCACGCACCATCTGAACGAGAAGGTGGTGGAGGAGAAACCGATCGAACCAACTCCAACGGGAGGCACCGTACATTTGCAAAGTAAATCTCAGCACCAGCTTCACCAGCAACCGCAGGACGACTCGTACCTGGTAATACCGAAGACGATGCCCGGCTCGAGTAGCTCCGATACTTTAACAG AAACGGCCATGAGCGGCCCTTCCTCCCCGTCCAATCTGAGCAGCGTcacactggtaggatcaaccggTTCCGGCGGACAGGATAAATCAGACGACACGCCCACGGAGGGCACGTTCAAGTACGGGAAAGCGCCCACCAGCCCATTGCCGGAGCGTGTTAATCCTAGGGCACACAAAATGGCCACCCTCGCCACCGCTGCGCCCCCGACGCCTACCATCTGCACGACCGACACAAGCCaaacggaggaggaggaaccGGGACAAGCGTCAAGAACGCCCGACAAACAACAGCAGTCAGCGCTGGATCACCAGCAACATTCGccgcaacatcagcagcaacaaattaaaacaccTCCAACGCCCCCGACCGTAACGACCACTCCCTGCTACAGCCCCGCGAACGGGCAGCCTCCTAATGGGGCACCTTCCCCGCTGCACCAGCcgttacagcagcagcaatcacTTCCGCTAAAGTCGGAACAAGCCACCATCGTGCAGGGGCGGCTCGAGATTGGAGGTCCGAAAATCGTAACTCAACCTTATCTGACGACCACGACTACAACGACGGTTACgataacgacgacgacaacggccACGTCCACCAAGAGCATCTCGCCGCCCCATCTGCTGCCGATGGACCGGCGCCCGAGCGTTGGCCACAACATTGCCATACCGCATGCAGCGCTGTGTCAACATCGGCACAGCCTGCAGCTCAACGGGGACGGCAGCCTTTTCAGCAAG AGTGAAAAGACTAGCAGCAGCCCACGTTTGACGACCAGGAAGTTTTCCGCCCCAAAGACACCGGAACGACAGCGCAAGAGTCTGTTTGGAACGCCTCAACGAGATCGCGATTCTTCCAG CACGCGCCGATTTTCCGAAAGTGACGACGATATGGCCACGTCCATCTTCACCACACCGCGTGGATCGCTTGGCGGTGTATCGCTGAACACCATTTCGTCCCGAGCTTCCATGCAGCACGATCCTGTTCCTCACTGCTCCAGCAAAGTAGGCGTAGTAATCACTTCCTACCGCCAGTCGCAACGCAG TATGGGACCGGACCCGCTATG GAGTAGCACATCGACGGCAGCGGCGGCATTCGCGATCGCTACCTCAGCCTCCAGCAATCCCCGGGATGAGCCCCCCGAGGTGGAGGCTAGGAACCGAAAGGAATCCGTCGTCAGCTCGCCGGCCACGATGCGAGTGCTGAACGTGCTGCGACACTGGGTGTCGAAGCACTTCCAGGACTTTGAGCAGGATGCAGCTCTGCGCAGTCAGACGATAGCCTTCCTGGACGACATCACCTGCAGTCCGAACCTATTGCCCACTGAGCATCGAGCTGCATCGCAACTGCTGCGACTACTCTGCCGCGACGACATCGACAGCGGGAAGCTAATGCTCGAGATACTGCTTACACCACCGCAG ACTCCGAGCAAAGAAAGCATCGAGACACTGTCGGCGCTGGAGATTGCGGAACAGATGACGTATTTGGATCACCAGATTTTCCTGGCCATACGTAGCGA AGAGTTTCTCGGTCAGGCCTGGATGAAATCGGACAAAAAGTCGCGTGCGGAACATATCATTCTTATGACGAAACGTTTCAACGATGGCTCACGATTAGTTTGCTCGGAAATAGTGTCAAG GAGCAACATGGCAGCGCGGGTAGCGGCCATCGAGAAGTGGACAGCCGTGGCGGACATTTGCCGCTGCTTGCACAACTTTAACGGGGTGCTGCAGATCTGTGCCGCCTTCACGAATGCGGCCGTTTATCGACTGAAAAAGACCTGGGACAAAGTACCTAGAACA ATCAAATCGACAATCACTAAACTGCAGGCCGTGGTGTGCTCGGATGGAAGGTTTCGTGTGATGCGCGAGGCACTGCACCGGTGCGATCCACCCTGCATTCCGTACCTGGGCATGTATCTGACCGACCTGTCCTTCATCGAGGAGGGCACGCCCGACTTTACACCGGATGGACTGCTCAACTTCTCCAAAATGCGTATG ATTGCCCACGTTATACGCGAGATACGCCACTTCCAACAGACGCCGTACAAAATTGATCACATACCGAAAGTTACATCCTACCTCCTGGATACATCGTTGCTGCTGGACGACGACGAATTGTACCACAAATCATTGCAGATCGAACCGCGAAGCTCCCGTCTCAGTGCACCGAACACGGCGAACGTTTAA
- the LOC121603473 gene encoding ras-specific guanine nucleotide-releasing factor 2-like isoform X3 translates to MLSPKMQRSVRVNENQLIMLSDRAQYDHSMHGYLHKRTSDNNKWQMRWFVLYQNLLFYYESEQSSRPSGLIFLEGCYCERLVSAPSISGPPISTSTGQAPKIIKEEKLQHCFTICYRRENQRQYELRAATESECSAWIIAIREASFNKLLLQKEELEQKHVHLLQVVESEKTAKWQYTQQCEELASEIRKLRAEICVLRKETRSSYSATPVGRGSFSVPGDSQDDHGSLPGLCASVQDSIELRKIKKVQSFFRGWLCRRRWKQIVEEYIRSPHAESMRKRNHLVFSMVEAEEEYLEQLEVLVACFLRPFKMAASSKRPPCSHEDVNSIFLNSETVLFLHQIFLKGLTSRLESWPTLVLGDLFDMLLPMLSIYQEYVRNHHYSLQVLTECKSNTNFATVLKRLEAKPACQGRSLETFLTYPMHQIPRYIITLHELLAHTPHDHVERKSLQNARQQLEDLSRQMHDEVSETENLRKNLAVERMIVEGCDILLDVNQVFVRQGSLVQVPPGRGRIRSRLASFKSERDAVRQCFLFSNHMIIATRTSGGRLHLLPDVGKIPLADATLVEDPSEVQHDDEDASVCSASTRGSTLSVTESVNAGNRDFKIFVESKSGARHGIHLVAPTIQDKEAWISDISQCLDNIHMHSLLSPGIGGSSGASLLAGHQALRADPRLFKDDVDIRFSRTLNSCKLPQVRYATPERLLQRLTDLRFLSIDFLNTFLLTYRVFTDGETVLNALKSVFYDPPVEPSCDCEHQTDFLELPYQDGRASPRRTSGASSVSGYCSEGADRDRSMSGDSTGLRFRGSRRGYQNHQNSEQETLSWIPEQVGPVIIHSTHHLNEKVVEEKPIEPTPTGGTVHLQSKSQHQLHQQPQDDSYLVIPKTMPGSSSSDTLTETAMSGPSSPSNLSSVTLVGSTGSGGQDKSDDTPTEGTFKYGKAPTSPLPERVNPRAHKMATLATAAPPTPTICTTDTSQTEEEEPGQASRTPDKQQQSALDHQQHSPQHQQQQIKTPPTPPTVTTTPCYSPANGQPPNGAPSPLHQPLQQQQSLPLKSEQATIVQGRLEIGGPKIVTQPYLTTTTTTTVTITTTTTATSTKSISPPHLLPMDRRPSVGHNIAIPHAALCQHRHSLQLNGDGSLFSKSEKTSSSPRLTTRKFSAPKTPERQRKSLFGTPQRDRDSSSTRRFSESDDDMATSIFTTPRGSLGGVSLNTISSRASMQHDPVPHCSSKVGVVITSYRQSQRRSSTSTAAAAFAIATSASSNPRDEPPEVEARNRKESVVSSPATMRVLNVLRHWVSKHFQDFEQDAALRSQTIAFLDDITCSPNLLPTEHRAASQLLRLLCRDDIDSGKLMLEILLTPPQTPSKESIETLSALEIAEQMTYLDHQIFLAIRSEEFLGQAWMKSDKKSRAEHIILMTKRFNDGSRLVCSEIVSRSNMAARVAAIEKWTAVADICRCLHNFNGVLQICAAFTNAAVYRLKKTWDKVPRTIKSTITKLQAVVCSDGRFRVMREALHRCDPPCIPYLGMYLTDLSFIEEGTPDFTPDGLLNFSKMRMIAHVIREIRHFQQTPYKIDHIPKVTSYLLDTSLLLDDDELYHKSLQIEPRSSRLSAPNTANV, encoded by the exons ATGCTCAGCCCCAAAATGCAGCGTTCCGTGCGGGTAAACGAGAACCAGCTGATTATGCTGTCCGATCGGGCGCAGTATGATCATTCGATG CACGGCTACCTACACAAGCGCACATCCGATAATAACAAATGGCAGATGCGATGGTTTGTGCTCTATCAG AATTTACTCTTCTACTACGAATCCGAGCAATCGTCGCGGCCCTCCGGACTCATCTTCCTGGAGGGCTGCTACTGTGAGCGGCTTGTTTCAGCCCCCTCGATATCAGGACCCCCCATATCAACCAGTACCGGTCAGGCTCCGAAAATTATTAAGGAAGAAAAATTACAG CATTGCTTCACTATTTGCTACCGACGAGAAAATCAGAGACAGTACGAACTGCGCGCAGCCACAGAGTCAGAGTGCTCAGCCTGGATTATTGCAATAAGAGAGGCAAG CTTCAACAAACTGCTACTCCAGAAGGAGGAACTCGAGCAGAAGCATGTCCATCTGTTGCAAGTGGTCGAAAGCGAGAAAACGGCCAAATGGCAGTACACTCAGCAGTGCGAGGAGCTGGCTTCGGAAATACGGAAGCTACGTGCCGAG ATTTGTGTGCTCAGGAAGGAGACCCGCTCGAGCTACTCGGCCACGCCGGTCGGGCGGGGCAGCTTCAGTGTGCCGGGCGACTCGCAGGACGACCACGGTTCGCTGCCGGGGCTGTGCGCCTCGGTGCAGGATTCGATCGAGCTGCGCAAAATCAAGAAGGTGCAGAGCTTCTTCCGCGGCTGGCTGTGCCGCCGGCGCTGGAAGCAGATCGTGGAGGAGTACATCCGGTCGCCGCACGCGGAAAGCATGCGCAAGCGGAACCATCTCGTGTTCAGCATGGTCGAGGCGGAGGAGGAGTACCTCGAGCAGCTGGAGGTGCTGGTCGCGTGCTTCCTGCGCCCGTTCAAGATGGCGGCCAGCTCGAAGCGGCCGCCCTGCTCGCACGAGGACGTCAACTCGATCTTTCTCAACTCGGAGACGGTTCTGTTCCTGCACCAGATATTCCTGAAGGGATTGACCTCACGGCTGGAGTCGTGGCCGACGCTAGTGCTTG GCGATCTGTTCGACATGCTGCTGCCCATGCTGAGCATCTACCAGGAGTATGTGCGCAACCACCATTACAGTCTACAGGTGCTGACCGAGTGCAAGAGCAACACCAACTTTGCCACGGTGCTGAAGCGTCTGGAGGCGAAACCGGCCTGCCAGGGGCGCAGTCTCGAAACGTTCCTCACCTACCCGATGCATCAGATCCCGCGGTACATCATCACGCTGCACGAGCTGCTCGCTCACACGCCCCACGATCATGTCGAGCGGAAGAGTCTGCAAAATGCGCGCCAGCAGCTCGAGGATCTGTCGCGTCAAATGCACGACGAGGTGTCGGAAACGGAGAATCTGCGCAAGAATCTCGCCGTCGAGCGAATGATTGTCGAGGGCTGCGATATTCTGCTCGACGTCAATCAGGTGTTTGTAAGGCAAG GAAGCTTGGTGCAAGTGCCGCCCGGTCGTGGACGAATACGCAGCCGCCTGGCCTCCTTTAAAAGCGAGCGTGATGCAGTGCGGCAATGTTTCCTCTTCTCGAACCACATGATTATAGCAACAAG AACCTCGGGAGGCCGCCTGCATCTTCTGCCGGACGTTGGGAAGATTCCCTTAGCCGATGCAACGCTGGTCGAGGATCCGAGCGAGGTGCAGCACGACGATGAGGATGCTTCGGTTTGTTCCGCATCCACCCGGGGCAGTACGCTGAGCGTAACAGAGTCGGTCAATGCGGGCAACCGAGATTTTAAGATATTTGTCGAGTCAAAATCGGGCGCCCGTCATGGAATTCATCTGGTAGCGCCGACCATTCAGGACAAGGAAGCCTGGATAAGTGACATATCGCAGTGTTTGGATAATATCCACATGCACTCGTTGCTTTCGCCGGGAATTGGGGGATCTTCGGGAG CATCTCTTCTTGCAGGCCATCAAGCATTACGGGCCGATCCGCGGCTCTTCAAGGATGACGTAGACATCCGCTTCTCGCGTACGTTGAACTCGTGCAAACTGCCACAGGTGCGCTATGCCACACCGGAGCGTTTGCTGCAGCGTCTTACAGATCTGCGGTTCCTGTCGATAGACTTTCTGAACACATTTCTGCTTACGTATCGAGTGTTTACGGACGGTGAAACGGTGCTGAATGCGCTGAAGAGCGTTTTCTACGATCCGCCCGTAGAGCCATCGTGCGATTGCGAACATCAGACCGACTTTCTTGAGCTACCGTACCAAGATGGGCGCGCTTCTCCTCGCCGCACGTCCGGAGCGAGCTCCGTTTCCG GCTACTGTTCGGAAGGCGCTGACCGGGATCGTTCGATGAGCGGCGACTCAACAGGTCTACGCTTTCGGGGATCTCGCCGGGGCTATCAAAATCACCAGAACTCGGAGCAGGAAACCCTCTCCTGGATACCGGAGCAGGTGGGCCCCGTAATCATCCACAGCACGCACCATCTGAACGAGAAGGTGGTGGAGGAGAAACCGATCGAACCAACTCCAACGGGAGGCACCGTACATTTGCAAAGTAAATCTCAGCACCAGCTTCACCAGCAACCGCAGGACGACTCGTACCTGGTAATACCGAAGACGATGCCCGGCTCGAGTAGCTCCGATACTTTAACAG AAACGGCCATGAGCGGCCCTTCCTCCCCGTCCAATCTGAGCAGCGTcacactggtaggatcaaccggTTCCGGCGGACAGGATAAATCAGACGACACGCCCACGGAGGGCACGTTCAAGTACGGGAAAGCGCCCACCAGCCCATTGCCGGAGCGTGTTAATCCTAGGGCACACAAAATGGCCACCCTCGCCACCGCTGCGCCCCCGACGCCTACCATCTGCACGACCGACACAAGCCaaacggaggaggaggaaccGGGACAAGCGTCAAGAACGCCCGACAAACAACAGCAGTCAGCGCTGGATCACCAGCAACATTCGccgcaacatcagcagcaacaaattaaaacaccTCCAACGCCCCCGACCGTAACGACCACTCCCTGCTACAGCCCCGCGAACGGGCAGCCTCCTAATGGGGCACCTTCCCCGCTGCACCAGCcgttacagcagcagcaatcacTTCCGCTAAAGTCGGAACAAGCCACCATCGTGCAGGGGCGGCTCGAGATTGGAGGTCCGAAAATCGTAACTCAACCTTATCTGACGACCACGACTACAACGACGGTTACgataacgacgacgacaacggccACGTCCACCAAGAGCATCTCGCCGCCCCATCTGCTGCCGATGGACCGGCGCCCGAGCGTTGGCCACAACATTGCCATACCGCATGCAGCGCTGTGTCAACATCGGCACAGCCTGCAGCTCAACGGGGACGGCAGCCTTTTCAGCAAG AGTGAAAAGACTAGCAGCAGCCCACGTTTGACGACCAGGAAGTTTTCCGCCCCAAAGACACCGGAACGACAGCGCAAGAGTCTGTTTGGAACGCCTCAACGAGATCGCGATTCTTCCAG CACGCGCCGATTTTCCGAAAGTGACGACGATATGGCCACGTCCATCTTCACCACACCGCGTGGATCGCTTGGCGGTGTATCGCTGAACACCATTTCGTCCCGAGCTTCCATGCAGCACGATCCTGTTCCTCACTGCTCCAGCAAAGTAGGCGTAGTAATCACTTCCTACCGCCAGTCGCAACGCAG GAGTAGCACATCGACGGCAGCGGCGGCATTCGCGATCGCTACCTCAGCCTCCAGCAATCCCCGGGATGAGCCCCCCGAGGTGGAGGCTAGGAACCGAAAGGAATCCGTCGTCAGCTCGCCGGCCACGATGCGAGTGCTGAACGTGCTGCGACACTGGGTGTCGAAGCACTTCCAGGACTTTGAGCAGGATGCAGCTCTGCGCAGTCAGACGATAGCCTTCCTGGACGACATCACCTGCAGTCCGAACCTATTGCCCACTGAGCATCGAGCTGCATCGCAACTGCTGCGACTACTCTGCCGCGACGACATCGACAGCGGGAAGCTAATGCTCGAGATACTGCTTACACCACCGCAG ACTCCGAGCAAAGAAAGCATCGAGACACTGTCGGCGCTGGAGATTGCGGAACAGATGACGTATTTGGATCACCAGATTTTCCTGGCCATACGTAGCGA AGAGTTTCTCGGTCAGGCCTGGATGAAATCGGACAAAAAGTCGCGTGCGGAACATATCATTCTTATGACGAAACGTTTCAACGATGGCTCACGATTAGTTTGCTCGGAAATAGTGTCAAG GAGCAACATGGCAGCGCGGGTAGCGGCCATCGAGAAGTGGACAGCCGTGGCGGACATTTGCCGCTGCTTGCACAACTTTAACGGGGTGCTGCAGATCTGTGCCGCCTTCACGAATGCGGCCGTTTATCGACTGAAAAAGACCTGGGACAAAGTACCTAGAACA ATCAAATCGACAATCACTAAACTGCAGGCCGTGGTGTGCTCGGATGGAAGGTTTCGTGTGATGCGCGAGGCACTGCACCGGTGCGATCCACCCTGCATTCCGTACCTGGGCATGTATCTGACCGACCTGTCCTTCATCGAGGAGGGCACGCCCGACTTTACACCGGATGGACTGCTCAACTTCTCCAAAATGCGTATG ATTGCCCACGTTATACGCGAGATACGCCACTTCCAACAGACGCCGTACAAAATTGATCACATACCGAAAGTTACATCCTACCTCCTGGATACATCGTTGCTGCTGGACGACGACGAATTGTACCACAAATCATTGCAGATCGAACCGCGAAGCTCCCGTCTCAGTGCACCGAACACGGCGAACGTTTAA